A single window of Pectobacterium parmentieri DNA harbors:
- a CDS encoding malate/lactate/ureidoglycolate dehydrogenase, which yields MPVFSHYYLRDYLRDRLTENDVDASIAEIVADNLVESSLKGHDSHGVSMLPRYIEAIREGGLSPHAQVEKTLDFGSLVSFDGQQGFGQVVAKQALAEGITRAQTHGLAVVSLANAHHLGRIGAWAEQAAEVGLVSLHFANVYTKPVVLPWQGQQARFGTNPFCAGIPVEQGDPVILDFATSMIAGNKARIAWNEGKSVAPGCIVDNEGNPTVDPRWLMEQPLGALLPFGEHKGSGLSLICSLLGAALTGGKTERTAKGEGKQIINSMLSILIDPKKLGGATTYQQEIPALLEWVRQSRDDDGLLLPGDKEKQTYRQRLTDGIFVDDISWGQLSYLNNKVA from the coding sequence ATGCCTGTTTTTAGCCATTACTATTTACGTGATTATTTACGCGACCGACTGACAGAAAATGATGTGGACGCATCAATTGCAGAAATTGTGGCGGATAATCTTGTCGAATCCAGCCTGAAAGGGCATGACTCGCACGGCGTTAGTATGTTGCCGCGTTATATTGAAGCGATTCGCGAAGGCGGGCTTTCACCTCACGCGCAGGTGGAAAAAACGCTGGATTTTGGCTCACTGGTCTCGTTTGACGGTCAGCAGGGTTTTGGGCAAGTGGTGGCAAAGCAGGCACTGGCAGAAGGTATAACACGTGCGCAAACGCATGGTCTGGCGGTGGTGAGTTTAGCCAATGCTCACCATCTGGGGCGCATTGGCGCGTGGGCGGAACAGGCCGCAGAGGTTGGGCTGGTATCGCTGCACTTTGCCAATGTGTATACCAAGCCAGTAGTGCTGCCGTGGCAGGGGCAACAGGCGCGTTTTGGAACCAATCCGTTCTGCGCTGGTATTCCGGTCGAACAGGGTGACCCCGTGATTCTGGATTTTGCTACCAGCATGATTGCCGGTAACAAGGCTCGTATCGCATGGAATGAGGGTAAATCGGTTGCGCCTGGCTGTATTGTCGATAACGAAGGTAATCCGACGGTGGATCCGCGCTGGCTGATGGAACAACCGCTGGGTGCACTGTTGCCGTTTGGGGAACATAAAGGGTCGGGGCTTTCGCTGATTTGTTCTTTACTTGGCGCGGCATTGACCGGAGGGAAAACGGAACGCACGGCGAAAGGCGAGGGCAAGCAGATTATTAACAGTATGTTGTCTATTTTAATCGATCCGAAAAAATTAGGTGGAGCGACAACCTATCAACAGGAAATACCTGCGTTATTAGAATGGGTACGCCAATCCCGTGATGATGATGGATTATTACTGCCGGGTGATAAAGAAAAACAAACCTATCGTCAGCGGTTAACGGACGGTATTTTCGTCGATGATATCAGTTGGGGACAACTATCTTATTTAAATAATAAAGTGGCCTAA
- a CDS encoding ABC transporter substrate-binding protein produces the protein MNHSLPAKKSTRFTRLAAMIGLTLTAFGANAEGTISIAQQFGIGYLILDVVRDQSLIEKHGKQQGLDIKVYWRTLSGATAINEALLSGALDVASAGVPPMLTVWDRTQGRQNVKAIASLGSMPNYLLSNNPAVKSIRDLSDKDRIAVPAAGVGFQSRTLQIETAKLYGAKDFKRFDKISVSLPHPDASAALIAGGSEINAHFSSPPFQYQALEHANVHKILSSYDVLGGQATFNVLYTTQKFHDENPKTYRAFYDALKEASQIVKADKAAAAETYIRVEKSKLDPELVKRIVADPEIDFTIIPERTYVYAEKLQQLGVLKNKATSWKDYFFAEIHDQPGS, from the coding sequence ATGAATCACTCACTTCCCGCGAAAAAATCGACGCGTTTCACACGTCTTGCCGCCATGATTGGCCTGACGTTAACGGCATTTGGTGCTAATGCGGAAGGTACCATTAGCATTGCGCAGCAGTTTGGCATTGGTTATCTGATCCTGGATGTCGTGCGCGATCAAAGCCTGATAGAAAAGCACGGTAAACAGCAAGGGCTGGATATTAAGGTATATTGGCGCACGCTTTCTGGCGCGACGGCGATCAACGAAGCGCTGCTATCCGGTGCCCTGGATGTGGCCTCTGCTGGTGTTCCGCCGATGCTCACCGTGTGGGATCGCACGCAGGGCCGCCAGAATGTGAAAGCGATCGCCTCACTCGGCTCCATGCCCAACTATTTGCTCAGCAATAACCCGGCAGTGAAATCCATCCGCGACCTGAGCGATAAAGACCGTATCGCCGTGCCTGCCGCAGGAGTTGGCTTCCAGTCACGCACGCTGCAAATCGAAACCGCGAAGCTCTACGGTGCAAAGGATTTCAAACGTTTCGACAAGATTTCCGTCAGCCTGCCGCATCCCGATGCTAGCGCAGCGCTTATCGCGGGCGGTTCCGAAATCAATGCCCATTTTTCCAGCCCGCCTTTCCAATATCAGGCGCTGGAACATGCCAATGTGCACAAAATTCTGAGCTCTTATGATGTGTTGGGCGGTCAGGCGACGTTCAACGTGCTGTATACCACACAGAAATTCCATGATGAAAATCCGAAAACCTATCGCGCCTTCTACGATGCCCTGAAGGAAGCCTCACAGATCGTCAAGGCAGATAAAGCCGCAGCGGCCGAAACCTATATTCGGGTAGAGAAATCGAAATTAGACCCTGAACTGGTGAAACGCATCGTCGCCGATCCCGAGATCGATTTTACCATCATCCCAGAACGCACCTATGTTTATGCCGAAAAGCTGCAACAGCTTGGCGTGCTAAAAAACAAAGCAACCTCCTGGAAAGACTATTTCTTTGCAGAAATCCACGACCAGCCGGGCAGCTAA
- a CDS encoding ABC transporter ATP-binding protein: protein MTHPIHNAFDQPLLQVDGVGLEYRTRRSLVRATHDVSFDVFPAERFVLLGPSGCGKSSLLKSIGGFLSPVEGEIRLGGQRVTRPGPDRIMVFQEFDQLPPWKTVLENTLFPLVASRQATRAEAEERARYFLDKVGLTKFVDAYPHTLSGGMKQRVAIARALTMQPKVLLMDEPFAALDALTRRKMQEELLALWEEVRFTLLFVTHSIEEALIVGNRILLLSPHPGRVRAEINCHQFSLSDQGGDVFQNTAQRIHHLLFPTDADTRSPAASTQGKPYEHSAPRAA from the coding sequence ATGACGCACCCAATTCACAATGCCTTCGACCAACCGCTGTTGCAGGTTGACGGTGTCGGGCTGGAATACCGCACGCGGCGTAGTCTGGTGCGCGCCACCCATGATGTGAGTTTTGACGTCTTTCCCGCCGAACGTTTTGTGCTATTAGGGCCTTCCGGTTGCGGCAAATCCAGTTTGCTCAAATCTATCGGCGGCTTTTTGTCTCCGGTAGAAGGAGAAATCCGCCTCGGCGGCCAACGTGTCACACGGCCGGGCCCCGATCGCATCATGGTCTTTCAGGAGTTTGACCAGTTGCCGCCGTGGAAAACCGTGCTGGAAAATACGTTATTTCCACTGGTTGCCAGCCGTCAGGCAACGCGAGCCGAAGCAGAGGAACGCGCCCGCTATTTTCTCGATAAGGTCGGGCTGACGAAGTTTGTCGATGCTTATCCGCATACCTTATCCGGTGGGATGAAACAGCGTGTTGCCATCGCACGGGCGCTAACCATGCAGCCGAAAGTGCTGCTCATGGATGAGCCGTTCGCCGCACTGGATGCGCTAACCCGCCGCAAAATGCAGGAAGAATTGCTGGCGCTGTGGGAAGAGGTGCGCTTCACACTGCTGTTTGTCACCCACTCGATTGAGGAAGCGCTGATCGTCGGCAACCGAATTTTGCTGCTCTCGCCGCATCCGGGTCGCGTGCGGGCAGAAATCAACTGTCATCAGTTCTCACTGAGCGATCAAGGCGGTGACGTTTTTCAAAACACGGCACAGCGCATTCACCATCTTCTTTTTCCAACCGATGCCGACACGCGCTCGCCTGCCGCATCCACTCAAGGTAAACCCTATGAGCATTCAGCCCCCCGTGCGGCCTGA
- a CDS encoding ABC transporter permease, protein MSIQPPVRPEYERELAPLKDFTLAQPLPLATRLWNQTWIRKLVLLAGLLLLWEMGARWQNNDLMLPSFLQTFQAFRDDLASGELPHKMVVSLGTLLKGYVIGSLLALALSALAVSTRFGRDLLGTLTSMFNPLPAIALLPLALLWFGLGEKSLVFVLVHSVMWPMALNTYSGFLGVSETLRMAGRNYGLTGFRYISAILIPAALPSIISGLKIGWAFAWRTLIAAELVFGASSGNGGLGWYIFQNRNELYTDRVFAGLASVIIIGLLVEGLVFSTIERVTVKRWGMQR, encoded by the coding sequence ATGAGCATTCAGCCCCCCGTGCGGCCTGAGTATGAGCGTGAACTGGCACCGCTGAAAGATTTTACCCTTGCCCAACCTCTGCCGCTGGCAACCCGTCTGTGGAATCAAACCTGGATTCGCAAGCTGGTGTTGTTGGCTGGGCTGTTACTGCTGTGGGAAATGGGTGCACGCTGGCAGAATAACGACCTAATGCTGCCCAGCTTCCTGCAAACATTTCAGGCGTTTCGCGACGATCTCGCCAGCGGCGAATTGCCGCATAAGATGGTGGTTTCACTTGGAACACTGCTGAAAGGCTATGTCATTGGCAGCCTGCTCGCGCTGGCGCTCAGCGCATTGGCGGTGTCCACCCGTTTTGGCCGCGATCTCTTAGGTACATTGACTTCCATGTTCAACCCGCTGCCTGCGATTGCGCTGCTGCCGCTGGCTCTGCTGTGGTTTGGGCTGGGAGAAAAAAGTCTGGTCTTCGTGCTCGTCCACTCGGTGATGTGGCCGATGGCGTTGAACACCTACTCCGGCTTTCTTGGCGTTTCAGAAACGCTGCGTATGGCGGGGCGTAACTACGGCCTGACTGGCTTTCGCTACATTAGCGCGATCCTGATCCCTGCTGCGTTGCCGTCGATTATCTCCGGCCTGAAGATCGGCTGGGCATTTGCCTGGCGCACCCTGATCGCCGCTGAGTTGGTGTTCGGGGCATCGAGCGGCAATGGCGGTTTGGGGTGGTACATCTTCCAGAACCGTAACGAGCTTTATACCGATCGGGTTTTCGCCGGGCTGGCTTCCGTCATCATCATCGGATTGCTCGTTGAGGGACTGGTGTTTTCCACGATCGAGAGAGTGACGGTTAAACGCTGGGGAATGCAGCGCTAG
- a CDS encoding iron-containing alcohol dehydrogenase family protein yields MIAIQAPQTYLNRDGVIRSVGDYVAPHASTLLIVTSPQAWERTANAVERSLNEHGLRYQVEFLPGDCTKSAIEALTAEARAFSAELILGIGGGRVLDVAKAVGDILGQIPVIAVPTIAATCAAWSPISVIYSDSGAHNGPFPLTRLPVWVLVDSEIIAHSPSRYLKAGIVDALAKWYEFQPYLRHGDDGLALALKAQAARLAVETFNTYGEQAIADNEQGLVTPALHRVIDAVIALAGVANSMKDEVPRIGVAHAIHNSMTRLPELHDWLHGEKVGFGLAAQAFLEHDNDADREELFAQLRRYGSPVTLSALGLNERPQLVESIAQNVKIAPKIAARLPFVTDAEHIQQALWRTQTLGENTINSHAA; encoded by the coding sequence ATGATTGCAATACAAGCGCCACAAACCTATCTGAATCGTGACGGCGTCATTCGTTCTGTTGGTGACTATGTTGCCCCTCACGCCAGCACGCTGTTGATTGTGACGAGTCCGCAGGCGTGGGAAAGGACGGCCAATGCCGTCGAACGTAGCCTCAATGAACATGGCTTACGTTATCAGGTCGAATTTTTGCCGGGCGATTGCACCAAATCGGCAATAGAGGCGCTAACCGCAGAGGCTCGCGCATTCAGCGCAGAACTGATTTTAGGCATCGGCGGTGGGCGCGTGCTTGATGTCGCCAAAGCCGTCGGCGATATTCTGGGGCAGATCCCTGTCATCGCCGTTCCTACCATTGCCGCTACCTGTGCTGCCTGGTCGCCAATCAGCGTGATTTACAGCGACAGTGGCGCACATAACGGCCCCTTTCCGCTGACGCGACTACCAGTCTGGGTGCTGGTAGACAGCGAGATTATCGCCCACAGCCCCTCGCGTTACCTCAAAGCCGGTATCGTGGATGCACTGGCAAAGTGGTACGAATTTCAACCGTATTTGCGTCACGGCGATGACGGGCTGGCCTTGGCGCTCAAAGCGCAAGCGGCACGACTGGCCGTGGAGACGTTTAATACATATGGCGAGCAGGCCATTGCGGATAATGAGCAAGGTCTGGTCACGCCAGCACTACATCGCGTGATCGACGCCGTTATCGCACTGGCTGGCGTGGCGAACAGCATGAAAGACGAGGTGCCGCGCATCGGCGTCGCGCATGCTATTCACAACAGCATGACACGCCTGCCGGAACTGCATGACTGGCTGCATGGGGAAAAAGTGGGCTTTGGTCTGGCCGCGCAGGCGTTTCTGGAACACGATAACGATGCTGACCGTGAAGAACTGTTCGCCCAACTGCGCCGCTACGGAAGCCCAGTGACGTTAAGCGCCCTCGGCCTGAACGAACGTCCACAATTAGTTGAAAGCATTGCGCAGAACGTGAAGATTGCACCGAAAATTGCCGCTCGTCTGCCTTTCGTAACGGATGCCGAACATATTCAGCAGGCGCTGTGGCGCACGCAAACGCTGGGAGAGAATACGATCAACAGCCACGCGGCGTAG
- the gltP gene encoding glutamate/aspartate:proton symporter GltP: MKTQKISLAWQILIALVLGIALGAVLHEQQESRQWLISNILSPAGDIFIRLIKMIVVPIVIATLIVGIAGVGDAKKLGRIGFKTILYFEIITTVAIILGITLANIFQPGHGIDMSTLTAVDISQYQKTTEQVQSGSHSLVGTVLSLIPPNIFAAMARGDMLPIIFFSVLFGLGLSSLPKEHRDPLLNVFRGVSETMFKVTHMIMRYAPVGVFALISVTVANFGFASLWPLAKLVMLVYAAIIFFGLVVLGAVARLCKLRVTMLIRILKDELILAYSTASSETVLPRIIEKMEAYGAPKSITSFVVPTGYSFNLDGSTLYQSIAAIFIAQLYGIELSIGQEIVLVLTLMLTSKGIAGVPGVSFVVLLATLGSVGIPLEGLAFIAGVDRILDMARTALNVVGNALAVLVIAKWEHQFDEKKALAYEREIKGMSIRPAQQG; encoded by the coding sequence ATGAAAACACAAAAAATCAGCCTTGCCTGGCAAATTCTTATCGCGTTGGTTCTTGGTATTGCACTCGGTGCCGTGCTGCATGAACAGCAAGAGAGCCGCCAGTGGCTTATCAGTAATATTCTGAGCCCGGCTGGCGACATCTTTATCCGCTTGATTAAAATGATTGTTGTTCCGATCGTTATTGCTACCTTGATTGTCGGGATTGCGGGCGTGGGGGATGCCAAAAAGCTCGGACGTATCGGTTTCAAAACCATCCTCTATTTTGAAATCATCACGACAGTGGCGATTATCCTTGGTATTACGCTAGCCAATATCTTCCAACCTGGGCACGGCATTGATATGTCGACGCTGACCGCTGTTGATATCTCGCAGTATCAAAAGACGACGGAACAGGTGCAGAGTGGTTCGCATAGTTTGGTTGGCACGGTGCTGTCGCTGATTCCGCCGAATATCTTCGCGGCGATGGCACGTGGTGACATGCTGCCTATCATCTTCTTCTCGGTGCTGTTTGGTTTGGGCTTGTCTTCGTTGCCTAAAGAGCATCGTGACCCGCTGCTGAATGTCTTTCGTGGCGTGTCGGAAACAATGTTCAAAGTGACGCACATGATCATGCGTTATGCCCCGGTTGGGGTGTTTGCGCTGATTTCCGTCACGGTTGCCAATTTCGGTTTTGCTTCGCTGTGGCCACTGGCTAAGCTGGTGATGTTGGTTTACGCGGCGATTATCTTCTTCGGGCTAGTGGTGCTCGGTGCAGTGGCGCGGTTGTGCAAGCTGCGCGTTACGATGTTGATCCGCATTCTGAAAGATGAGCTGATCCTCGCGTACTCTACCGCCAGTTCAGAAACCGTGCTGCCGCGTATCATCGAAAAAATGGAAGCTTATGGTGCGCCGAAATCAATTACCAGTTTCGTGGTACCGACTGGCTACTCTTTTAACCTTGATGGGTCGACGCTGTACCAGAGTATTGCGGCGATCTTCATCGCACAGTTGTACGGAATCGAACTGTCGATCGGGCAGGAAATCGTGCTGGTGTTGACGTTGATGCTGACGTCCAAAGGCATTGCGGGCGTACCGGGGGTATCGTTCGTCGTACTGCTCGCCACGCTGGGTAGCGTTGGCATTCCGCTGGAAGGTCTGGCGTTTATTGCGGGCGTCGACCGTATCCTCGATATGGCGCGTACTGCACTGAACGTGGTCGGTAATGCGCTGGCGGTGCTGGTAATTGCCAAATGGGAACACCAGTTCGATGAAAAGAAAGCGCTAGCCTATGAGCGCGAGATTAAAGGGATGAGTATACGGCCTGCCCAGCAGGGATAA
- the cbl gene encoding HTH-type transcriptional regulator Cbl — MNFQQLKIIRESARCNYNLTEVANTLFTSQSGVSRHIRELEEELGIEIFIRRGKRLLGMTEPGKELLVVAERILNDASNIRRLANVFTNNDTGQLVIATTHTQARYSLPPVIKAFRSLYPQVRLVLNQGTPDEIVAMLHSGEADIGIASEQLINDPSLAAFSYYRWHHSVIVPEHHPLTENPVITLEMLNAEPLITYRHGITGRSRLDRAFHAAGMSPEITLSAQDSDVIKTYVELGLGVGILADMSYDPVRDKGLVRLNAEHLFEANTVWLGLKKGQLQRNYAWKFIQLCNTELSLDEIKDKVFSDNDEAVIDYQI; from the coding sequence GTGAACTTTCAGCAACTGAAGATTATTCGTGAATCAGCACGGTGCAACTACAACCTGACCGAGGTGGCGAATACGCTGTTTACCTCTCAATCCGGCGTGAGTCGCCACATCCGCGAGCTGGAAGAAGAGTTGGGGATTGAAATCTTTATCCGTCGAGGTAAACGCCTGTTAGGGATGACCGAGCCGGGAAAAGAGCTGCTGGTGGTGGCTGAGCGCATTCTGAATGACGCTAGCAACATTCGTCGGTTAGCGAATGTTTTCACCAATAACGACACTGGGCAACTGGTGATAGCAACTACGCATACACAGGCGCGTTACAGTTTGCCGCCAGTGATTAAAGCCTTCCGTTCTTTGTATCCGCAGGTGCGCCTGGTGCTGAATCAGGGGACGCCGGATGAAATCGTGGCGATGCTGCATTCTGGCGAAGCCGATATCGGTATTGCCAGCGAACAATTAATTAACGATCCTTCGCTAGCCGCGTTCTCCTACTACCGCTGGCACCATTCGGTGATTGTGCCGGAGCACCATCCGTTGACGGAAAACCCCGTGATTACGCTGGAGATGCTCAATGCGGAACCGCTGATTACCTATCGTCATGGGATAACGGGGCGTTCACGGCTGGATCGTGCGTTTCATGCGGCGGGGATGTCGCCGGAAATTACGCTGAGCGCACAGGATTCGGATGTGATTAAAACCTATGTTGAGCTGGGGCTCGGCGTTGGAATTCTGGCCGATATGTCATACGATCCCGTCCGTGATAAGGGGCTGGTGCGGTTGAATGCCGAACACTTATTTGAAGCTAATACGGTTTGGCTGGGGTTAAAAAAGGGTCAGTTACAACGTAACTATGCCTGGAAATTTATTCAGTTGTGTAATACCGAACTGTCGCTGGATGAAATTAAGGATAAGGTGTTCTCAGATAACGATGAAGCGGTGATTGATTACCAAATCTGA
- a CDS encoding AraC family transcriptional regulator, with protein MQGVPEHFTDERDYAQFRHLPTLPGIELYHAHICRYAFEPHTHEAFGIGTIDDGAERFRYRGAKHIAPVDSLVLMNPDELHTGESATEDGWRYRMIYIPPDVLESVSGEKGWWFTDVVRHDPATARQLAMTLAAMWQTTDPLASESLLLSLIALFRPHARIAQRQIIEPFHRFDVVKAYLRENFAHTITLKELAALVSLSPYHFLRQFKAQFHVTPHQMLMAIRLYEAKQLLTRGMAAAHVAVAVGLTDQAHLTRTFAQRYGVTPIRYQKQVYPIQR; from the coding sequence ATGCAGGGCGTACCGGAACACTTTACCGATGAAAGAGACTATGCCCAGTTTCGGCACCTGCCGACGCTACCTGGCATCGAGCTTTATCACGCACATATCTGCCGCTATGCCTTTGAGCCACACACGCACGAAGCGTTTGGCATCGGCACCATTGACGACGGCGCGGAGCGATTCCGCTACCGTGGTGCCAAACATATTGCGCCTGTCGATTCGTTAGTGTTGATGAACCCAGATGAACTGCACACCGGAGAATCTGCCACGGAAGATGGCTGGCGCTATCGCATGATCTACATTCCACCCGATGTGCTGGAAAGCGTCTCCGGTGAGAAAGGCTGGTGGTTTACCGACGTCGTGCGCCACGATCCCGCAACCGCGCGCCAACTGGCTATGACGCTAGCCGCCATGTGGCAGACAACCGATCCCTTGGCGAGTGAAAGCCTGCTGCTGTCGCTGATTGCGCTTTTCCGCCCCCATGCGCGTATTGCACAGCGTCAAATTATTGAACCGTTCCACCGCTTTGATGTGGTGAAAGCCTACCTGCGGGAGAATTTCGCCCACACGATCACCTTAAAAGAGCTGGCGGCGCTGGTATCCCTCAGTCCATATCATTTCCTGCGCCAGTTCAAAGCTCAGTTTCACGTGACACCACACCAGATGCTGATGGCGATTCGGCTTTATGAAGCTAAACAACTCCTGACACGTGGTATGGCTGCCGCTCATGTTGCCGTCGCCGTTGGGTTAACCGATCAAGCACACCTGACTCGCACCTTTGCTCAGCGTTATGGCGTCACACCTATACGCTATCAAAAGCAGGTTTATCCAATTCAACGCTAG
- a CDS encoding DMT family transporter, translating into MLIGVLFALAAGLMWGLIFVGPLLVPDYSAALQSTGRYLAFGLIALPLAWLDRRRLRKLTRSDWLEATKLTVIGNLLYYFLLASAIQRTGAPISTMIIGTLPVVISVTANLLYSKHDGRVAWRRLLPSLLLIASGLVCVNIAELRGAEIAFDFWRYTSGIAMAFCAVICWTWYPLRNARWLRDHKNHTPTTWATAQGLVTLPLALLGYMLVCGHLVLTDESFTQPFGPRPEVFIPLMIAIGLFCSWIGTLFWNEASQRLPTVLVGPLIVFETLAGLTYAFIIRQSWPPLLTLCGIACLIVGVIYAMRVKPEPVVAEVQVPISRAE; encoded by the coding sequence ATGCTGATTGGTGTTTTATTTGCGCTTGCTGCCGGGCTGATGTGGGGACTGATTTTTGTTGGGCCGCTGCTCGTACCGGACTATTCTGCCGCCTTGCAGTCCACAGGGCGCTATCTGGCTTTTGGGTTGATTGCCTTACCGCTGGCATGGCTCGATCGCCGTCGCCTACGCAAGCTAACCCGCAGCGACTGGCTGGAAGCCACGAAGCTTACCGTTATCGGCAACCTGCTGTACTACTTCCTGCTTGCCAGCGCGATCCAACGCACCGGGGCACCCATATCAACGATGATTATCGGCACACTGCCCGTCGTGATTTCCGTCACCGCCAATCTGTTGTACAGCAAGCATGATGGTCGCGTGGCGTGGCGTCGGCTTCTCCCTTCGCTGTTGCTGATTGCTTCTGGGCTTGTCTGCGTCAATATTGCGGAGCTAAGGGGAGCTGAGATCGCCTTCGATTTCTGGCGTTACACCAGCGGTATTGCGATGGCGTTTTGCGCGGTCATTTGCTGGACCTGGTATCCGCTACGTAACGCCCGCTGGTTGCGCGACCACAAAAACCATACGCCGACCACGTGGGCTACCGCACAGGGGCTGGTTACATTACCGCTGGCGCTATTGGGTTATATGCTAGTGTGCGGTCACCTGGTGCTGACGGATGAGTCGTTTACTCAGCCGTTCGGCCCACGACCCGAGGTTTTCATCCCGCTGATGATTGCGATTGGTCTGTTTTGTTCATGGATCGGTACGTTATTCTGGAACGAAGCTAGCCAGCGTTTGCCGACGGTACTTGTCGGGCCGCTGATTGTGTTTGAAACGCTGGCGGGATTGACCTATGCCTTCATCATTCGACAATCCTGGCCGCCGCTGCTAACACTCTGCGGCATCGCCTGCTTGATTGTTGGCGTGATCTACGCCATGCGGGTGAAACCGGAACCTGTAGTGGCAGAAGTGCAGGTGCCGATTTCACGGGCAGAATAA
- a CDS encoding TlpA family protein disulfide reductase, which translates to MKWRNGITALCLLGAVALSGCKEEQVSVGAQAPALAAYDLAGQQVDLSRWQGKSVYLNFWSSGCGGCMIEMGALEKLSKEYGDKVVVVAVNTDPDGVDITSMLAHHGVTYPVVRDQLGITKERYQVSGTPTSFIIDANGKVTDQHQGARDEAQLTALFQKLASRT; encoded by the coding sequence ATGAAATGGCGTAATGGGATTACCGCGCTTTGCCTGCTGGGGGCAGTGGCGCTGAGCGGCTGTAAGGAAGAACAGGTTAGCGTCGGGGCGCAGGCACCTGCGCTGGCAGCCTACGATCTGGCTGGACAGCAGGTGGATCTGTCGCGCTGGCAGGGGAAAAGTGTGTACCTGAATTTCTGGTCGTCGGGCTGCGGTGGCTGCATGATCGAAATGGGGGCGCTGGAGAAGTTGAGCAAGGAGTATGGCGATAAAGTGGTCGTTGTGGCGGTCAACACCGATCCTGATGGCGTAGATATCACCTCGATGCTGGCACATCACGGCGTGACGTATCCGGTGGTGCGGGATCAGTTGGGTATAACTAAAGAGCGCTATCAGGTCAGCGGCACGCCAACGTCATTCATTATTGATGCTAACGGCAAGGTGACCGATCAGCATCAGGGGGCAAGGGATGAAGCGCAACTGACAGCGTTGTTTCAGAAGCTGGCAAGCCGGACATAA
- a CDS encoding ABC transporter ATP-binding protein produces the protein MSVEVNVQERAQAAEAVIETRQLYKRFGQVTALEDINIRIARGEFVAIMGASGSGKTTLMNILTCLDTVSEGQVLLDGVDAAGLDEEGRRQFRADKIGLVFQQFHLIPFLTALENVMLAQHYHSVVDEAAAQRVLEQVGLAHRVDHLPSQLSGGEQQRVCIARALVNEPPVIFADEPTGNLDEENEQRVLDLLKDLHRQGRTIVMVTHNPELGRFADRIIRLQHGKYFGEEVNHHEMA, from the coding sequence ATGTCTGTAGAGGTGAACGTGCAAGAAAGGGCGCAGGCAGCGGAAGCGGTGATTGAAACTCGCCAGCTCTATAAACGCTTTGGTCAGGTTACCGCGCTGGAAGATATCAATATCCGCATCGCGCGCGGTGAATTTGTCGCCATCATGGGCGCGTCCGGTTCTGGTAAAACCACGTTGATGAACATTCTTACTTGTCTGGATACGGTCAGCGAAGGGCAGGTGCTGTTGGACGGCGTAGATGCTGCAGGGCTGGACGAGGAAGGACGGCGACAGTTCCGTGCTGATAAAATTGGGCTGGTATTTCAACAATTCCATCTGATTCCGTTTTTGACCGCCTTGGAAAATGTGATGCTGGCGCAGCATTACCACAGTGTGGTGGATGAAGCAGCGGCACAGCGCGTACTTGAACAGGTTGGGCTGGCGCATCGTGTGGATCACTTACCGAGCCAGCTTTCCGGCGGTGAGCAGCAGCGTGTCTGCATCGCCCGCGCGCTGGTGAATGAACCTCCGGTGATTTTTGCCGATGAACCGACGGGAAATCTGGATGAAGAGAATGAACAGCGAGTGCTGGATCTGTTGAAAGATCTGCATCGGCAGGGGCGTACCATTGTGATGGTGACGCACAATCCTGAATTGGGGCGGTTTGCCGATCGTATTATCCGCCTGCAACACGGCAAGTATTTCGGTGAAGAGGTGAATCATCATGAAATGGCGTAA